One segment of Arthrobacter sp. MMS18-M83 DNA contains the following:
- a CDS encoding GNAT family N-acetyltransferase codes for MTEFTDSTAESFSPDVTTVRNDKFHRYELLVDGEVAVISQFMDKPGHIDFLHTETRSQFKGRGLAKVLAHFALDDVVASGKRIIPHCPFIAAYLRKHEGYELDVDWPPEPPVGEPDNE; via the coding sequence ATGACTGAGTTCACGGATTCAACCGCAGAGTCGTTCAGCCCGGACGTCACAACGGTCAGGAACGACAAATTCCACCGCTACGAGCTTCTGGTTGATGGTGAAGTGGCCGTGATCTCCCAGTTCATGGACAAGCCGGGCCACATCGACTTCCTGCACACCGAGACGCGCTCGCAGTTCAAAGGACGCGGGCTGGCCAAGGTTCTGGCGCACTTTGCCTTGGACGACGTCGTGGCCTCCGGCAAGCGGATCATTCCGCATTGCCCGTTCATCGCCGCCTATCTGCGCAAGCATGAGGGCTACGAACTCGACGTCGATTGGCCGCCGGAGCCGCCTGTGGGGGAACCGGACAACGAATAG
- a CDS encoding FUSC family protein, with protein sequence MSHARALHTVPPVSNDHLAAVRVALSVAVPALVLLALGRPDLIIYAVFGALTGMYGRAESHQLRLKHQAQAGAVLVAGVSVGTFLSVSHIHSWGLVAVEALLAGVGSLFSDKVGLKPNGPFFGILALGACASVPAAIPFFAAVLICAASAAFSMVVGFAGWLRHRAWERGAIRDIPAFSAQLRQAAGVHAARYVLAVGAAGACGVLTGSGHPHWAMAAAAVPLAGADMPSRLHRGIHRIVGTFLGLAIVAVVLFPGPLSPLQYFPGQTALILALLVIGFQFPTELFMARHYGWAMVFFTPVILLMTQLAAPADPEVLVLERGVETFVGAVIGIAVAVLVQPRRTTSRGGAADLP encoded by the coding sequence ATGTCCCATGCCCGCGCGCTTCACACCGTTCCGCCGGTAAGCAACGATCACCTTGCTGCCGTCCGGGTCGCACTGAGCGTTGCCGTGCCTGCACTCGTGCTCCTGGCTCTCGGCCGGCCGGACCTCATCATCTACGCCGTGTTCGGCGCCCTTACTGGCATGTACGGCCGTGCCGAGTCACACCAACTGCGGCTCAAGCACCAGGCCCAGGCAGGCGCAGTGCTCGTGGCCGGCGTCTCGGTGGGCACGTTTTTGTCTGTCTCCCATATCCATTCATGGGGATTGGTAGCGGTGGAGGCGCTCCTGGCGGGCGTAGGTTCGCTGTTCTCGGACAAGGTAGGGCTCAAGCCCAACGGCCCTTTCTTCGGAATCCTGGCGTTGGGGGCATGTGCGTCGGTCCCAGCGGCCATACCCTTCTTTGCTGCGGTCCTGATCTGCGCAGCCTCGGCAGCGTTCTCGATGGTAGTTGGTTTTGCCGGATGGCTCCGGCACCGGGCCTGGGAACGCGGCGCCATCCGGGACATTCCGGCATTTAGCGCGCAGCTGCGCCAAGCAGCCGGCGTCCACGCGGCCCGGTATGTGCTCGCGGTCGGCGCGGCAGGCGCCTGCGGAGTGCTCACAGGCAGCGGCCACCCGCACTGGGCCATGGCTGCCGCCGCAGTACCACTTGCCGGGGCCGACATGCCCAGCCGGCTACACCGCGGCATCCACCGCATCGTGGGGACGTTCCTCGGATTGGCGATTGTCGCCGTCGTACTCTTTCCCGGACCACTGTCCCCACTGCAGTATTTCCCGGGACAAACCGCACTTATCCTGGCCCTGCTGGTGATCGGCTTCCAGTTCCCCACCGAGTTGTTCATGGCTCGGCACTACGGCTGGGCCATGGTGTTCTTCACCCCGGTCATCCTGCTCATGACCCAACTGGCGGCCCCTGCAGATCCTGAGGTGCTCGTCTTGGAACGTGGGGTGGAGACTTTCGTGGGCGCGGTGATCGGGATTGCTGTGGCGGTGCTGGTCCAGCCGCGGAGGACTACTTCGCGGGGCGGCGCGGCGGACCTGCCGTAA
- a CDS encoding sugar phosphate isomerase/epimerase family protein, translating into MTYSSTPELIATCWTSAGNVAPLSNPETSPVPIVERLEAIASTGWAGFGLAYDDLVAARDAIGFSGLRKLVDQAGFRHVEVELLSNWWDESRSHEWKPQLELLLDAAETLGARFIKIGTAFSEPLNDLAFLVEPLRRLTTEASTRGTRIALEPMPFSMVGSMPAAAELMRSVDMPDCGLVVDYWHVFRAGTSLDELSRSLTAEQIFGVELNDANAEIKGTLFEDTRDNRRLCGEGDQDVTGFIKTLQAIGFNGPWGVEILSKQHRTLPVREALESAYSTALACFPA; encoded by the coding sequence ATGACGTACTCAAGCACCCCCGAACTGATCGCGACCTGCTGGACCAGCGCAGGAAATGTCGCGCCTTTGAGCAACCCCGAGACGAGCCCCGTCCCAATCGTCGAGCGTTTGGAAGCAATCGCCTCTACCGGATGGGCAGGGTTCGGATTGGCGTACGATGACCTCGTCGCCGCGAGGGACGCGATCGGTTTCTCCGGACTCCGGAAACTCGTCGACCAAGCAGGCTTCCGCCATGTTGAAGTCGAGTTGCTCAGTAACTGGTGGGACGAGTCCCGCTCCCACGAGTGGAAGCCGCAGCTTGAACTGCTCCTCGACGCTGCTGAAACACTGGGGGCGCGCTTCATCAAGATCGGAACGGCGTTCAGCGAGCCCTTGAATGATCTCGCTTTCCTCGTGGAGCCGCTGCGACGCCTGACAACGGAGGCCTCAACGAGAGGGACGCGCATTGCCCTCGAGCCCATGCCTTTTTCTATGGTCGGCTCGATGCCGGCTGCCGCCGAGCTCATGCGATCCGTTGATATGCCGGATTGCGGCTTGGTGGTTGACTACTGGCATGTCTTCCGTGCTGGAACGAGCTTGGATGAGCTGTCACGCAGCCTCACCGCCGAGCAGATTTTCGGCGTCGAACTTAATGACGCCAACGCGGAAATCAAGGGGACCCTCTTTGAGGACACCCGGGACAATCGCCGTCTTTGCGGAGAGGGGGACCAGGACGTCACCGGGTTCATCAAAACGCTCCAGGCCATCGGTTTCAACGGGCCGTGGGGCGTGGAAATCCTCTCCAAACAACACCGCACACTACCTGTTCGCGAAGCGCTGGAATCCGCCTACTCGACAGCACTGGCATGCTTTCCGGCCTGA
- a CDS encoding matrixin family metalloprotease: MTIRNRRRLGQSSLTAGLVILLISALGTSPAEAYTLEGVRWENTPTSGCCASITVQYQANMYGINITGWNNGRSVWNAAPDNIYLPSGGGALTVDDAYASTVDWDGITYYAWHGCSTGNCFSYANAYLNYYYTSGYSAATIQGVAAHELGHAIGLSHSNGCVLMTPNTGTRNSCGIYVPTQDDANGAVALY, from the coding sequence ATGACAATCAGAAACAGGCGTCGACTTGGGCAAAGTTCGCTGACCGCGGGGTTGGTGATACTGCTGATATCAGCACTTGGTACGAGCCCTGCAGAGGCTTACACCCTCGAAGGGGTCCGGTGGGAAAACACCCCAACCAGCGGGTGCTGCGCAAGCATCACCGTCCAATACCAGGCGAACATGTACGGCATCAACATCACCGGATGGAATAACGGGCGTTCGGTGTGGAATGCCGCCCCGGACAACATCTATCTACCCAGCGGCGGCGGGGCGCTCACCGTCGATGACGCGTACGCTTCCACGGTCGACTGGGACGGCATCACCTATTACGCGTGGCACGGCTGCTCGACCGGAAACTGCTTCAGCTATGCCAACGCGTACCTGAATTACTACTACACGTCCGGATACTCAGCGGCCACCATCCAAGGGGTTGCCGCGCACGAGTTGGGCCACGCCATCGGGCTGTCCCACAGCAATGGCTGCGTCCTGATGACCCCGAACACCGGCACGCGGAACAGCTGCGGAATCTATGTTCCTACACAAGATGACGCCAACGGCGCCGTCGCCCTGTACTAG
- a CDS encoding substrate-binding domain-containing protein has translation MAKFNWRRGAVALAVVPLLALAACSSGGGKPADTANAAAAGQAVSTPRMKVALITHAEAGDTFWDIVRKGAEEAAAKDNVEVLYTNDSDAGRQAQLVQQAIDQKVDGIAVTIANPGAMKDVLKKATDAGIPLVSFNAGGDVSAQMGAFTHFGSNETLAGEAVGSKLASQGYKHPICVIMAQGQVQLEQRCAGVKAKVPATEILYVDGKDMTAVQSTATAKLQASKDADVIIGLGAPYTVTILKAVADANSSIKVASFDLNPALAQAINDGKVLFTVDQQPYLQGYLAVDGLWQNKRGGFKVGGGQPVLTGPAIVDKSNISDVLKYVQQGIR, from the coding sequence GTGGCAAAGTTCAATTGGCGGCGGGGCGCAGTAGCGCTGGCCGTAGTACCGCTTCTGGCCCTGGCGGCATGCTCAAGCGGAGGCGGTAAGCCGGCCGACACCGCCAACGCCGCCGCTGCCGGCCAAGCAGTAAGCACTCCCCGGATGAAGGTGGCCCTCATCACCCACGCCGAGGCTGGCGACACGTTCTGGGACATCGTCCGCAAGGGCGCCGAGGAGGCCGCGGCGAAAGACAACGTCGAGGTCCTCTATACGAACGATTCCGACGCCGGCCGTCAGGCCCAGCTTGTACAGCAGGCGATCGACCAGAAGGTCGACGGCATCGCGGTCACCATCGCCAACCCAGGCGCGATGAAGGACGTGTTGAAGAAGGCCACTGACGCCGGTATCCCGCTGGTGAGCTTCAACGCAGGCGGCGATGTCTCCGCGCAGATGGGCGCCTTCACCCACTTCGGCTCCAACGAGACATTGGCCGGTGAAGCGGTAGGCTCCAAGCTCGCGTCCCAAGGCTACAAGCACCCCATCTGCGTGATCATGGCACAGGGGCAGGTGCAACTCGAACAGCGGTGCGCCGGCGTTAAGGCGAAGGTCCCGGCCACGGAGATTCTTTACGTTGACGGCAAAGACATGACCGCAGTGCAGTCCACGGCGACGGCGAAGCTGCAGGCTTCCAAGGACGCCGACGTGATTATTGGCCTCGGCGCCCCGTACACGGTCACCATCCTGAAGGCGGTGGCTGATGCGAACAGCTCGATCAAAGTAGCGAGCTTCGACCTCAACCCTGCCCTCGCCCAAGCCATCAACGACGGCAAAGTCCTCTTCACGGTGGATCAGCAACCGTACCTGCAGGGTTACCTGGCGGTGGATGGGTTGTGGCAGAACAAGCGCGGTGGCTTCAAGGTCGGTGGCGGCCAGCCGGTCCTGACCGGCCCGGCCATTGTGGACAAGTCCAACATCTCTGACGTGCTGAAGTACGTCCAGCAGGGTATCCGCTAG
- a CDS encoding SDR family NAD(P)-dependent oxidoreductase, which produces MTTRANELTALVTGATAGLGAEFARQLAESGHHLVLVARDEGRLRAAAEMLERDFSISVEVLPADLTSDVGVAAVADRLRDASRPVDVLVNNAGIGLLKSFEKNDLEDEKRHLRLHVQTPLELCHAALQVMLARKTGRIINVASVAAFANRGSYSAAKAWQVSFSRWANLAYAGNGVKVTAVCPGFTHTEFHDRMGMDKSVAPRFLWLKAERVVREGLEDNERGKGISIPTKRYKVITAVARVLPAKLTAGPPRRPAK; this is translated from the coding sequence ATGACAACTCGTGCCAACGAACTCACAGCCTTGGTCACCGGTGCTACCGCCGGTCTTGGGGCGGAATTCGCCCGCCAACTGGCCGAATCCGGCCACCACCTCGTCCTCGTAGCCCGCGACGAAGGCCGACTGCGGGCCGCCGCGGAGATGCTTGAACGGGACTTCAGTATCTCGGTGGAGGTTCTGCCCGCCGACCTGACCTCCGACGTCGGGGTTGCGGCTGTGGCGGACCGGTTGCGGGACGCTTCGCGGCCGGTGGACGTTCTGGTCAACAATGCCGGTATAGGTCTCCTGAAGTCTTTCGAGAAGAACGATCTGGAAGACGAAAAGCGGCATTTGCGCCTGCATGTCCAGACGCCTCTGGAGCTGTGCCACGCGGCCCTCCAAGTGATGCTGGCCCGCAAGACTGGCCGGATCATCAACGTCGCGAGCGTTGCAGCCTTCGCGAACCGCGGCAGTTACTCGGCGGCCAAGGCCTGGCAGGTCAGCTTCAGCCGCTGGGCCAACCTTGCCTATGCAGGCAACGGGGTGAAAGTCACGGCGGTGTGCCCGGGCTTCACCCACACGGAATTCCACGATCGCATGGGCATGGACAAATCGGTCGCTCCGCGCTTTCTGTGGCTGAAGGCAGAACGCGTTGTCCGGGAAGGTCTGGAAGACAATGAGCGGGGTAAGGGGATATCTATCCCGACTAAGCGCTACAAGGTGATCACCGCCGTCGCGCGCGTCCTGCCAGCGAAGCTTACGGCAGGTCCGCCGCGCCGCCCCGCGAAGTAG
- a CDS encoding ABC transporter permease: MTTTTAPAPTPISDERVGRRSPVQKLLARPEVGALVGAIVLFVFFSVVAPTFTQPNALATVLYGSSTIGIMAVGVSLLMIGGEFDLSTGVAVISSALTASLFSWYFSMNAWVGVVIALLVSLAIGFINGWILVKTKLPSFIVTLATFLMLTGLNLALTRLIGGSVSSPSISKLDGFDSAHAVFASSISIGGVEVKITVFFWIILVAIASWVLLRTKVGNWIFAVGGDANAARAVGVPVTKTKIGLFMAVGFCGWILGMHNLFAFDTVQSGEGVGNEFLYIIAAVIGGCLLTGGYGSAVGGAIGAFIFGMANKGIVYAQWNPDWFKFFLGLMLLLATIVNLIVKRRAELK; encoded by the coding sequence ATGACTACTACAACTGCTCCGGCGCCGACGCCGATTTCTGATGAGCGGGTCGGACGGCGCAGTCCCGTCCAGAAGCTCTTGGCTCGTCCCGAGGTCGGTGCCCTGGTGGGCGCGATCGTGCTGTTCGTGTTTTTCTCGGTGGTCGCACCCACCTTCACGCAGCCGAATGCGCTTGCGACCGTCCTGTATGGTTCCTCGACGATCGGGATCATGGCGGTGGGGGTGTCGTTGCTGATGATCGGTGGCGAGTTTGACCTTTCCACCGGTGTGGCCGTGATTTCCTCGGCACTGACCGCTTCCCTGTTCAGCTGGTATTTCTCGATGAACGCGTGGGTGGGTGTGGTAATCGCCCTGCTGGTTTCCCTGGCGATCGGTTTCATCAACGGCTGGATCCTGGTCAAGACGAAGCTGCCCAGCTTCATCGTCACGCTGGCGACGTTCCTGATGCTCACGGGCCTGAACCTGGCCCTGACCCGGCTCATCGGCGGCAGCGTATCTTCCCCGTCCATTTCCAAGCTGGACGGGTTTGATTCGGCCCACGCGGTGTTCGCGTCCTCGATCAGCATCGGCGGGGTCGAGGTGAAGATCACGGTGTTCTTCTGGATCATCCTGGTCGCCATTGCTTCCTGGGTGCTGTTGCGCACCAAGGTGGGCAACTGGATCTTCGCCGTGGGCGGTGACGCGAACGCTGCCCGCGCCGTGGGCGTCCCGGTGACCAAGACCAAGATCGGGTTGTTCATGGCGGTCGGCTTCTGCGGCTGGATCCTGGGCATGCACAACCTCTTCGCCTTCGATACCGTGCAGTCCGGTGAAGGCGTGGGCAACGAGTTCCTCTACATCATCGCGGCCGTGATCGGCGGCTGCCTGCTCACGGGTGGTTACGGTTCTGCAGTCGGCGGGGCCATTGGCGCCTTCATCTTCGGCATGGCCAACAAGGGCATCGTGTACGCGCAGTGGAATCCGGACTGGTTCAAGTTCTTCCTGGGCCTGATGCTGCTGCTGGCCACCATCGTGAACCTCATCGTCAAACGCCGCGCAGAGCTCAAGTAA
- a CDS encoding ATP-binding cassette domain-containing protein: MNAKQIDQQTLLKDEKDPLTHTPVHLLSLDGVGKHYGNIIALRDVTMAVDNGRVTCVLGDNGAGKSTLIKIIAGLHQHDDGVLHIMGDVRKFNSPRDALDAGIATVYQDLAVVPLMPIWRNFFLGSELTTGFGPFKSMDVQKMKDITLKELAEMGIDLRDVEQPIGQLSGGERQCVAIARAVYFGAKVLILDEPTAALGVKQSGVVLRYILQARDRGLGVIFITHNPHHAFPVGDRFLLLKRGKSIGYYNKKDITLDELTAQMAGGAELAELAHELEQLGGHSEALKEVQAEVAEVSEAAEAVLESNAKRH, encoded by the coding sequence ATGAATGCCAAACAGATCGACCAGCAGACCCTGCTCAAGGATGAAAAGGATCCGCTGACCCACACCCCCGTGCACCTGCTCTCCCTGGACGGGGTCGGCAAGCACTACGGCAACATCATCGCCTTGCGCGATGTGACCATGGCCGTGGACAACGGCCGCGTCACCTGCGTCCTTGGCGACAACGGCGCGGGCAAGTCCACCCTGATCAAGATCATCGCCGGCCTCCACCAGCACGACGACGGCGTGCTGCACATCATGGGCGATGTGCGGAAGTTCAATTCGCCCAGGGACGCCCTGGACGCCGGCATCGCCACCGTCTACCAGGACCTCGCCGTGGTCCCGCTGATGCCCATCTGGCGGAACTTCTTCCTCGGCTCGGAACTGACCACCGGGTTCGGGCCGTTCAAGAGCATGGATGTCCAGAAAATGAAGGACATCACCCTGAAGGAACTGGCCGAGATGGGCATCGACCTGCGCGATGTGGAACAGCCCATCGGCCAGCTCTCCGGCGGTGAGCGCCAGTGTGTGGCGATCGCCCGGGCCGTGTACTTCGGCGCGAAGGTGCTGATCCTGGACGAACCGACGGCCGCGCTGGGCGTCAAGCAGTCCGGCGTCGTGCTCCGCTACATCCTGCAGGCCCGCGACCGGGGCCTGGGTGTCATCTTCATCACCCACAACCCGCACCACGCCTTCCCCGTGGGTGACCGCTTCCTGCTGCTCAAGCGCGGCAAGTCCATCGGCTACTACAACAAGAAGGACATCACCCTGGACGAACTGACCGCCCAGATGGCCGGCGGCGCCGAACTGGCCGAACTCGCCCACGAACTCGAACAACTCGGCGGACACTCAGAGGCCCTCAAGGAAGTCCAAGCCGAAGTGGCCGAAGTATCCGAGGCCGCCGAAGCCGTGCTCGAAAGCAACGCCAAGCGCCACTAA
- a CDS encoding acyltransferase family protein, whose amino-acid sequence MGFLRQQKVSAGRAALGRSRDPVIDLARFFCLILVVLSHCMMVSPVLHPDGTVTTENTLMEQHWFEPVLWVFQVMPLFFVLGGITGLESWRRLRARGGSGVDYAQLRLLRLIRPATALLASMFVGLWAALLLGVDPQVVQLIGTGAGMPLWFLAAYLATQLSVPLLARLHGHSPWLTLSALVAAVITLDSLRGAFPMLAFVNMLFVWCAVQQFGFFIADGIFAGRSRGWFVGLIVGSNLLLGFVTGIGVYSGNMIVDLNPPNFCMLLLGLSQAATLQLLRPGLKWVAQVRWIRWVVAVAGRRSMTVYLWHLPLLAALSGLLLLTDFPKPVAGTAEWWWARPLVLLAVVVLLLPVLLLCGRLEERPTAAVHARGRAHAAVVTSGVVVFIPVVDAVVNGLTLTLLGGGAACFALAVLLLGRVPAGVPSPAVPDASTVPLPEHGLRANLDS is encoded by the coding sequence ATGGGATTCTTGAGGCAACAGAAGGTATCCGCAGGCCGGGCAGCACTCGGCCGCTCACGGGATCCCGTGATCGATCTGGCCCGGTTCTTCTGCCTCATCCTGGTGGTCCTCTCGCACTGCATGATGGTCAGCCCGGTCCTGCACCCCGATGGCACCGTCACCACCGAAAATACGCTCATGGAACAGCACTGGTTCGAACCCGTCCTATGGGTGTTCCAAGTGATGCCGCTGTTCTTCGTCCTCGGCGGCATCACGGGACTGGAGTCATGGCGTCGGCTGCGTGCGCGCGGCGGCTCCGGCGTCGATTATGCGCAACTGCGGCTCTTGCGCCTCATCCGGCCGGCAACTGCGCTGCTGGCCTCGATGTTCGTGGGGCTGTGGGCAGCACTCCTCCTGGGCGTCGACCCCCAGGTGGTCCAGCTCATCGGCACCGGCGCCGGCATGCCCCTGTGGTTCCTAGCCGCCTACCTTGCTACTCAACTCAGTGTTCCCTTGCTGGCCCGCCTGCACGGGCATTCCCCCTGGCTGACCCTCAGCGCATTGGTGGCCGCGGTGATCACCCTCGACTCATTGCGCGGCGCTTTTCCGATGCTCGCCTTCGTCAACATGCTCTTTGTCTGGTGCGCTGTCCAGCAATTCGGCTTCTTCATTGCCGACGGCATCTTCGCTGGACGGAGCCGGGGCTGGTTCGTGGGGTTGATTGTCGGCAGCAACCTGCTGCTGGGATTCGTGACCGGAATTGGGGTCTACTCCGGGAACATGATCGTGGATCTGAATCCGCCCAACTTCTGCATGCTGCTCCTTGGCCTGTCGCAGGCGGCTACACTGCAGTTGCTGCGCCCGGGCCTGAAATGGGTGGCGCAGGTGCGTTGGATTCGCTGGGTGGTGGCCGTGGCGGGCCGGCGGTCCATGACGGTTTATCTGTGGCATTTGCCACTGCTTGCAGCTTTGTCCGGGCTGCTTCTGCTCACGGATTTCCCCAAGCCGGTGGCCGGCACGGCCGAATGGTGGTGGGCCCGCCCTCTGGTGCTGCTCGCCGTCGTCGTACTTTTGTTGCCGGTCCTACTGCTGTGCGGCAGGCTCGAAGAGCGCCCGACGGCGGCCGTCCACGCGCGCGGCAGGGCGCACGCCGCGGTGGTGACTTCCGGCGTCGTGGTCTTCATCCCCGTGGTGGACGCCGTTGTTAACGGACTGACCCTGACCCTGCTCGGTGGGGGAGCGGCGTGCTTCGCGCTCGCGGTGCTGCTGCTGGGACGGGTGCCGGCCGGAGTCCCTTCCCCGGCTGTTCCCGATGCCTCCACGGTGCCATTGCCAGAGCACGGTTTACGTGCGAATCTCGACTCATGA
- a CDS encoding sigma-70 family RNA polymerase sigma factor: protein MERDSDFGSNSVRVALVGESGSDLKIMAMVRGGDASAFDVLYRRHGAAAQYVARAQTDNVSDADDVVSEAFASIFQALTEGKGPAQFFRSYLLTAVRRIAHDRNRKAKRTLAVGDESSLDTVAVDADRVLEAFESSTMVKAFTSLPERWQAVLWHVDIEGLKPAAAALFIGLSPNGVSSLAIRAREGLRQAYLQNHISMANDDSCFEYSSQLGKYARDGLKRTSREKVEAHLETCSKCTAVLVELNDVQAGMRAVVFPLVAGVAFTPAAAAGYLPPEALAPGVGGPTAAGQRSGNVIWKMAIAALVLSGLATGGVLIRLGQAAPIVTADATSSATAAPRTVPEAAPIRSVPSPSPVPTSDPPAIAAPEPPAAEPPAPVAAPIAYRTAPAAVPVPQKTAKAINSAAVVTPPVLRPSATVATTPVPQPSPTTAPPPQTVSASFGSQPGTGQPERQIDVAFSLHGDGTPTTGETLFSLSPEAAFVPGKLLAPAGWTCPDQSSGYIRCTTSSIDPHSLDFRLDAMISSGADHATLSYQFSGQRIAPTTFTNTFH, encoded by the coding sequence ATGGAGAGGGATTCTGACTTTGGGTCGAATAGTGTGCGGGTGGCCTTGGTCGGTGAATCCGGCAGTGACCTCAAGATTATGGCGATGGTGCGCGGGGGTGACGCGTCGGCGTTCGACGTCCTCTACCGGCGACATGGGGCAGCCGCCCAGTATGTTGCCCGCGCCCAAACGGACAATGTCAGTGACGCCGACGACGTCGTGTCCGAGGCATTCGCTTCGATTTTCCAGGCCCTCACGGAGGGCAAGGGCCCGGCCCAGTTCTTCCGTTCCTATCTCCTGACTGCCGTGCGGCGAATTGCCCACGACCGGAACCGGAAGGCCAAGCGAACGCTGGCTGTGGGCGACGAATCCAGTTTGGACACGGTTGCCGTTGACGCGGACAGGGTCCTTGAGGCCTTTGAGTCCAGCACCATGGTGAAGGCCTTTACATCCCTTCCGGAGCGCTGGCAGGCGGTGCTCTGGCACGTGGACATCGAAGGACTGAAGCCTGCCGCGGCCGCGCTTTTCATTGGCTTGAGCCCCAACGGCGTCTCGTCGCTGGCGATCAGGGCGCGTGAGGGACTTCGGCAGGCCTATTTGCAGAACCACATCAGCATGGCCAATGACGACTCATGCTTCGAGTATTCAAGCCAGCTCGGAAAGTATGCGCGCGACGGCTTGAAACGTACGTCGCGCGAAAAGGTCGAGGCCCATTTGGAGACCTGTTCGAAGTGCACGGCCGTGCTGGTGGAACTGAACGACGTCCAGGCAGGCATGCGGGCAGTTGTCTTCCCGCTGGTTGCCGGGGTGGCCTTCACACCGGCGGCGGCCGCTGGTTACCTTCCCCCGGAGGCTCTCGCTCCCGGAGTCGGCGGTCCGACCGCAGCCGGACAGCGGTCGGGGAATGTCATCTGGAAGATGGCAATCGCCGCGCTGGTCCTGTCGGGCCTCGCGACTGGAGGGGTTCTCATCCGGCTCGGACAGGCCGCGCCTATCGTCACGGCCGATGCTACGAGCAGCGCGACGGCGGCCCCTCGGACCGTGCCGGAAGCCGCGCCGATACGGTCGGTACCCTCACCAAGCCCGGTTCCGACGTCGGACCCGCCCGCCATAGCGGCCCCCGAGCCGCCCGCGGCCGAGCCTCCTGCGCCCGTTGCTGCGCCGATCGCTTACAGGACGGCACCCGCGGCGGTTCCTGTGCCACAGAAGACGGCCAAGGCGATCAACTCCGCAGCGGTTGTCACACCCCCTGTTCTACGACCCTCCGCAACGGTCGCCACTACCCCGGTTCCGCAACCTTCCCCCACGACGGCGCCACCCCCGCAAACCGTCTCGGCTTCCTTCGGCAGTCAGCCAGGCACAGGGCAGCCCGAACGTCAGATCGACGTGGCCTTCTCGCTCCACGGCGATGGCACGCCGACCACGGGCGAAACGCTCTTCAGCCTTTCACCCGAGGCAGCATTCGTCCCCGGGAAACTCCTTGCGCCAGCCGGCTGGACTTGCCCGGACCAGTCGTCTGGCTATATCCGCTGCACTACGTCATCCATCGACCCCCACAGCCTCGACTTCAGGCTGGACGCCATGATCTCCAGCGGTGCCGATCACGCCACGCTGAGCTATCAATTCAGCGGACAGCGCATCGCCCCGACGACATTCACCAACACTTTCCACTAG